From Pristiophorus japonicus isolate sPriJap1 chromosome 7, sPriJap1.hap1, whole genome shotgun sequence, one genomic window encodes:
- the LOC139266666 gene encoding probable G-protein coupled receptor 139: MAPTLNNAFVTIQKIYYPTLCAIGIPANLLTVYTIHCRKCGMSKVARLYLISLAIADTLCLFWGGLIDLSLVWLVDNPFWNSSPWCGLLTVLEYGSVFSSIWIVIVFTLERYLVLRSTRARQHCLQTKVTIRIILSVVLISHLIALPAYWINQSELQNLTQHNQTLPHPVCIYNDSFYSTAVVWFHTFISGGIPYLLIVLLNCLISQRLYAATRFFTQEQLRSINGVTAGGLVKKSILILFTVSFTFVLLSLPRFVTYCILRTAYNTPMHDRNDYSQLINLLADLGIMLQWLNSAINSLLYCAISKRFRREFFLVLACRGRMAKAPTSHTPLRVNSVGASAQQPEVSTTIFTQHK, from the coding sequence cgaaTCTGTTGACAGTGTACACCATCCATTGTCGAAAATGTGGCATGTCCAAGGTTGCGAGACTCTACCTGATTTCCCTGGCGATTGCAGACACGCTGTGCTTGTTCTGGGGTGGGCTGATTGACCTGAGCTTGGTCTGGCTGGTCGACAACCCTTTCTGGAACAGCTCCCCATGGTGCGGGCTACTCACAGTCCTGGAGTATGGCTCCGTCTTCAGTTCCATTTGGATCGTGATTGTTTTCACCTTGGAGCGCTACTTGGTGCTGAGGAGTACCCGGGCCAGGCAGCACTGCTTGCAGACTAAAGTGACGATCAGAATCATCCTTAGTGTGGTCCTGATCTCGCACCTGATTGCCCTTCCTGCCTATTGGATCAACCAGTCGGAGCTGCAGAATCTCACTCAGCACAACCAGACCCTCCCGCACCCAGTCTGCATTTACAATGACAGCTTCTACTCCACTGCGGTGGTTTGGTTTCACACGTTCATCTCGGGCGGCATCCCCTACCTGCTGATCGTCCTCCTCAACTGCCTGATCAGCCAGCGGCTGTACGCGGCCACCAGGTTCTTCACCCAGGAGCAGCTCAGGTCCATCAACGGGGTGACGGCGGGCGGCCTGGTGAAGAAGTCCATCCTGATTCTCTTCACCGTCTCCTTCACCTTCGTGCTGCTGTCCCTGCCTCGCTTCGTCACCTACTGCATCCTGCGCACCGCCTACAACACGCCCATGCACGACCGCAATGACTACAGTCAGCTCATCAACCTGCTGGCGGACCTCGGCATCATGCTGCAATGGCTCAACTCCGCCATCAATTCCCTGCTCTACTGCGCCATCAGCAAACGCTTCCgcagggagttcttcctggtgctgGCCTGCAGGGGTCGGATGGCCAAGGCCCCCACTTCTCACACCCCCCTGAGAGTCAACAGTGTTGGCGCCTCCGCCCAACAGCCTGAGGTTTCCACAACAATCTTCACCCAGCATAAATAG